A region from the Patescibacteria group bacterium genome encodes:
- a CDS encoding CTP synthase, with protein sequence MKDTLPFKIIFVSGGVISGLGKGVTVASLGSLLQEAGYSVTALKCDMYLNIDAGTMNPLEHGEVFVTVDGLETDQDLGHYERFLNINLGRNNYVTRGQMYWNILNKERQLVYQGKCVEDLYEIPREFSQVIDKCARESKADIVIVELGGTVGEYQSAFIFEGIRKLKLSYPADIALVHVGYLPAPAVLGELKSKPLQSSVIELYRLGLQPDFIVCRGEKSVDAKRIEKISNATGVPSENIIDNPDLNSIYKLPALFKKQSFDDKILQKLSLVARKKGKSFWENYQKKMEISFASSKIVKIGIIGKYQKTGDYLLVDSYVCVVEALRHACFSLGVRLELVWINAEGLENQRNLSNLGSLSGIIVPQGWGNRGSKGKLVAIKYARENKLPYLGLCFGMQHAVIEFARTVYGLKDANSTEVDSKTPHPVIHIMPDQEELLKKQQYGGTIRLGQWPCKVSRGSLLDEVYGSRTVLERHRHRYEFNNSYREILTSRGLIISGTSPDGKIVEAVELSKKDHPFFLGVQFHPEYQSRPKTPHPIFVGFIKASLEITND encoded by the coding sequence ATGAAAGATACTCTCCCGTTTAAAATAATTTTCGTTTCCGGTGGGGTTATTTCGGGTCTGGGAAAAGGGGTTACAGTGGCGTCTTTAGGCTCACTTTTGCAGGAAGCTGGCTATTCTGTCACCGCTTTAAAATGCGACATGTACTTAAATATTGACGCTGGAACGATGAATCCCTTGGAGCATGGGGAAGTTTTTGTAACGGTTGATGGTTTAGAGACAGATCAGGACTTGGGTCACTATGAACGATTTTTAAACATTAATTTAGGACGAAATAACTATGTAACACGGGGTCAAATGTACTGGAACATTTTAAATAAAGAACGCCAACTGGTCTATCAAGGCAAGTGCGTGGAAGATTTATATGAAATTCCGCGAGAATTTAGCCAAGTTATTGACAAATGCGCCAGAGAGTCAAAGGCTGACATAGTAATTGTAGAATTGGGAGGAACTGTTGGCGAATACCAGAGCGCTTTTATTTTTGAAGGGATTAGAAAGCTAAAATTAAGTTATCCTGCCGATATTGCTCTGGTTCATGTAGGCTACCTTCCGGCGCCCGCAGTTTTGGGGGAGTTAAAATCTAAACCACTGCAATCCTCTGTTATAGAACTATACCGACTAGGTCTCCAACCGGATTTTATTGTTTGTCGGGGCGAAAAATCTGTAGATGCTAAAAGAATCGAAAAAATATCCAATGCCACTGGAGTGCCTTCGGAAAATATTATTGATAACCCCGATCTAAATTCCATCTACAAACTCCCAGCATTGTTTAAAAAACAGTCATTTGACGACAAAATCTTACAAAAACTTTCGCTGGTCGCCCGCAAAAAGGGCAAATCTTTTTGGGAAAACTATCAAAAAAAGATGGAAATTTCTTTTGCATCCTCTAAGATAGTTAAAATTGGAATTATTGGAAAGTACCAAAAAACAGGGGATTACTTACTTGTGGATTCTTATGTATGTGTTGTAGAAGCTCTGCGTCACGCCTGTTTTAGTTTGGGTGTGAGGCTAGAGTTAGTTTGGATTAACGCGGAGGGGTTGGAAAATCAAAGAAATTTAAGTAATCTAGGTAGCCTAAGTGGGATCATTGTGCCACAAGGTTGGGGGAATCGCGGAAGTAAAGGCAAGCTTGTTGCCATAAAATACGCCCGAGAAAACAAACTGCCTTATCTCGGATTGTGTTTTGGCATGCAACACGCCGTAATTGAATTTGCGCGAACAGTTTATGGTTTAAAAGATGCCAATTCTACCGAGGTGGACTCCAAAACCCCTCACCCAGTGATTCATATTATGCCAGATCAGGAAGAATTGCTTAAAAAACAACAGTACGGGGGGACAATTAGGTTGGGGCAATGGCCCTGCAAAGTCTCTCGGGGGTCTCTTTTGGACGAGGTTTATGGGTCTCGCACAGTCTTGGAGAGGCATCGCCACCGTTACGAATTTAATAATAGCTACCGAGAAATTTTGACCAGTCGCGGGTTAATTATTTCCGGAACATCGCCCGATGGGAAAATTGTGGAAGCGGTGGAACTTTCTAAAAAAGATCACCCGTTTTTCTTGGGTGTGCAGTTTCATCCGGAATATCAATCGCGCCCTAAAACTCCGCATCCGATATTTGTGGGATTTATAAAAGCTTCTTTGGAAATTACCAATGACTAA